Proteins encoded together in one Aeromonas encheleia window:
- a CDS encoding Vat family streptogramin A O-acetyltransferase yields MHGPDPANPHPMKGFPQVCFIKNTIKGPNIEVGDYSYYDDPEDSAGFERNVLYHFPFIGDKLIIGKFCAIARGVKFIMNGANHQRSGFSTYPFFIFGNGWESAAPAPGSLPYKGDTVIGNDVWIGYDALIMPGVKVGNGAIIAARSVVTGDVPDYAIVGGNPARVIRYRFDDDTIARLNAIAWWDWPVEQISRNLKLIGGGDITELEKIT; encoded by the coding sequence ATGCACGGACCCGACCCCGCCAATCCCCACCCCATGAAGGGCTTCCCCCAGGTGTGCTTTATCAAGAACACCATCAAGGGGCCCAATATCGAGGTGGGCGACTACAGCTACTACGATGACCCGGAAGACTCGGCAGGCTTTGAGCGCAACGTTCTCTACCACTTCCCCTTCATCGGCGACAAGCTGATCATCGGCAAGTTCTGCGCCATCGCCCGCGGGGTCAAGTTCATCATGAACGGCGCCAACCACCAGCGCTCCGGCTTCTCCACCTACCCCTTCTTTATCTTCGGCAACGGCTGGGAGAGCGCCGCCCCCGCACCGGGCAGCCTCCCCTACAAGGGGGATACGGTGATTGGCAACGATGTCTGGATTGGCTATGACGCGCTGATCATGCCGGGCGTCAAGGTCGGCAACGGCGCCATCATCGCCGCCCGCTCCGTGGTCACAGGCGACGTGCCCGACTATGCCATCGTCGGCGGCAACCCAGCCAGGGTGATCCGCTACCGCTTCGACGACGACACCATAGCGCGTCTCAACGCCATCGCCTGGTGGGACTGGCCGGTGGAGCAGATCAGCCGGAATTTGAAATTGATTGGCGGTGGGGATATTACGGAGTTGGAAAAGATCACTTGA
- a CDS encoding exopolysaccharide biosynthesis protein: MVAAQLNDPQHRLSDTLRATAHAIEESHISLRDMLALVGEQGMLLFCVLLTVPFLLPVSIPGVSTPFGLLILFIGIGITLNRVPWLPAILMERRFAAEQLKPTLHKGADLLARIDRFIRPRLLLLTGSTAVNRCNGLLIMLAALLLMLPLGAIPFTNAMPAWAILLLAIGMLQRDGLFVAGGYALVSATLVWFGVLAIGLLMAGQNVSTLLG; this comes from the coding sequence ATGGTTGCCGCGCAACTCAACGACCCACAACATCGACTCTCCGACACGCTGCGGGCGACCGCCCACGCCATCGAGGAGAGCCATATCAGCCTGCGGGACATGCTCGCCCTGGTCGGCGAGCAGGGCATGCTGCTGTTCTGCGTGCTGCTCACAGTGCCCTTCCTGTTGCCGGTCTCCATCCCCGGCGTCAGCACCCCGTTCGGCCTGCTGATCCTGTTCATCGGCATCGGCATCACCCTCAACCGGGTGCCCTGGCTGCCCGCCATCCTGATGGAGCGCCGCTTCGCCGCCGAGCAGCTCAAGCCGACCCTGCACAAGGGGGCGGATCTGCTGGCCCGCATCGATCGCTTCATCCGGCCACGCCTGCTGCTGCTGACCGGCAGCACCGCCGTCAACCGCTGTAACGGCCTGCTGATCATGCTGGCCGCCCTGCTGCTGATGCTGCCGCTCGGCGCCATCCCGTTCACCAACGCCATGCCCGCCTGGGCCATACTGCTGCTGGCCATCGGCATGTTGCAGCGCGACGGCCTGTTCGTCGCCGGCGGCTACGCGCTGGTGAGCGCGACCCTGGTCTGGTTCGGCGTACTGGCCATAGGGCTGCTGATGGCGGGCCAGAACGTCTCGACCCTGTTGGGTTAG
- a CDS encoding PepSY-associated TM helix domain-containing protein: MKQRRLPLHNNKWVRRIHAWAGFATLALMLLYGLTGLWLQHRAVLPLPGPHTDKTSEDLVLTAPLANPDALTALLRLRYPDAVEEARVALTPARTLPTPTGPLTLPARWELRQVSLSQSLAAGYVEGTLLVRIERQQANTAASLNRLHRGMGTGLPWQLLGDLAALALLLLALTSLLMWNKLHGPPGRGMALLVSGALVTLLIALL, from the coding sequence ATGAAACAGAGAAGACTCCCCCTGCATAACAACAAGTGGGTGCGCCGCATCCACGCCTGGGCCGGCTTTGCCACCCTGGCCCTGATGCTGCTCTACGGCCTCACCGGCCTCTGGCTGCAACACAGGGCCGTGCTGCCCCTGCCCGGGCCCCATACCGACAAAACCAGCGAAGATCTCGTGCTGACGGCGCCGCTGGCGAACCCCGATGCGCTGACGGCGCTGCTGCGCCTTCGCTATCCAGACGCCGTCGAGGAGGCCAGGGTCGCCCTCACCCCGGCCCGAACCCTGCCCACCCCCACAGGCCCCCTCACCCTGCCGGCACGCTGGGAGCTGCGGCAGGTGAGCCTGAGCCAGAGCCTGGCCGCCGGCTACGTGGAAGGCACCCTGCTGGTGCGCATCGAGCGGCAGCAGGCCAACACCGCCGCCAGCCTCAACCGGCTGCATCGCGGCATGGGCACGGGTCTGCCCTGGCAACTGCTGGGGGATCTCGCCGCCCTGGCGCTGCTGTTGCTCGCCCTCACCAGCCTGCTGATGTGGAACAAGCTGCACGGCCCGCCCGGGCGCGGCATGGCGCTGCTGGTGAGCGGGGCCCTCGTCACCCTGCTGATCGCCCTGCTCTGA
- a CDS encoding GNAT family N-acetyltransferase — MQLTAPQSPQLTDFDALRTGLNRFNESVTGPLPRERIASFVKDEEGRVRGGILGEIKWGWLHIEGLWVDEPIRQDGWGARLLATLEQAAQARGITRIHLETTSFQALPFYRKQGYAVFGELPDMPPGHTSYFLKKQG; from the coding sequence ATGCAACTGACCGCCCCCCAATCCCCCCAGTTAACCGACTTCGACGCCTTGCGGACGGGGCTGAACCGGTTCAATGAGAGCGTCACCGGCCCCCTGCCCCGGGAGCGGATCGCCAGCTTTGTGAAGGATGAGGAGGGGAGAGTGCGAGGCGGCATCCTCGGCGAGATCAAGTGGGGCTGGCTGCATATCGAGGGGCTCTGGGTCGACGAGCCCATCCGCCAGGATGGCTGGGGCGCCCGCCTGCTGGCCACCCTGGAGCAAGCAGCCCAAGCCCGCGGCATCACCCGCATCCACCTCGAGACCACCAGCTTCCAGGCGCTGCCCTTCTATCGGAAGCAGGGCTATGCCGTCTTCGGTGAGCTGCCCGATATGCCCCCAGGGCATACCAGTTACTTTTTGAAAAAGCAGGGGTGA
- a CDS encoding winged helix-turn-helix transcriptional regulator gives MHPPPCPAYEVLRLLTGKWKPAILFHLREQTLRFGDLRRCLPAVSQKVLTAQLKALEADGVIARTLHPEVPPRVEYALSPLGTALIPLLQQMHDFALSHAEQLTGDAKRVEAPMMTP, from the coding sequence GTGCACCCACCCCCTTGCCCCGCTTACGAGGTACTGCGACTGCTGACCGGTAAATGGAAGCCGGCCATCCTGTTTCATCTGCGTGAGCAGACCCTGCGTTTTGGCGATCTTCGCCGTTGCCTGCCGGCGGTCAGCCAGAAGGTGCTCACCGCCCAGCTCAAGGCGCTGGAGGCCGATGGCGTCATCGCTCGCACCCTGCATCCCGAGGTGCCCCCCAGGGTGGAATACGCCCTGAGCCCGCTCGGCACCGCCCTCATCCCCTTGTTGCAACAGATGCACGACTTCGCCCTGAGCCATGCCGAGCAGTTGACGGGGGACGCGAAGCGGGTCGAGGCGCCTATGATGACGCCCTGA
- a CDS encoding monooxygenase has product MPSLLQIHFNFPAAMMGPALTEAAVPLAESITREPGFISKIWTENPRTGEAGGIYLFEDEGSALDYVKMHEQRLLAMGASEVQYRLFDVNESLSRLTRGIP; this is encoded by the coding sequence ATGCCCAGTTTGCTGCAAATCCATTTCAACTTCCCCGCCGCCATGATGGGGCCGGCCCTCACCGAGGCGGCGGTGCCGCTGGCGGAGTCCATCACCCGGGAGCCCGGCTTCATCTCCAAGATCTGGACCGAAAATCCACGCACCGGCGAGGCCGGCGGCATCTATCTGTTCGAGGATGAGGGCAGTGCCTTGGACTATGTGAAGATGCACGAGCAGCGGCTGCTCGCCATGGGTGCGAGCGAGGTGCAATACCGGCTGTTCGACGTCAACGAGTCCTTGAGCCGCCTCACTCGCGGCATCCCCTGA
- a CDS encoding GNAT family N-acetyltransferase: MEEIIRADLGNRQHGQALVWLLNEYAKDEMGGGCALSAEVQAGLAQALAARDNAHVLLAWVDGQPAGVATCFEGFSTFACRPLLNLHDLAVHPDHRGHGLGKRLLAEVERLARELGCCKLTLEVLEGNQVAQAAYRASGFAGYELSPQVGRALFWQKTL, from the coding sequence ATGGAAGAGATCATCAGGGCAGACCTCGGCAACCGGCAGCATGGCCAGGCCCTGGTCTGGCTGCTCAACGAATACGCCAAGGACGAGATGGGCGGTGGCTGCGCGCTCTCCGCCGAGGTACAGGCCGGGCTGGCCCAGGCGCTGGCCGCCAGAGACAATGCCCATGTGCTGCTGGCCTGGGTGGATGGTCAGCCGGCCGGGGTGGCGACCTGTTTCGAGGGCTTCTCGACCTTCGCCTGCCGGCCGCTGCTCAATCTGCACGATCTGGCGGTGCACCCGGACCATCGTGGGCACGGCCTCGGCAAGCGACTGCTGGCCGAGGTGGAGCGGCTCGCCCGCGAGCTCGGCTGCTGCAAGCTGACCCTGGAGGTGCTGGAGGGCAATCAGGTGGCGCAGGCCGCCTACCGGGCCAGCGGTTTCGCCGGTTACGAGCTCAGCCCGCAAGTGGGGCGGGCCCTGTTCTGGCAGAAGACGCTCTAG
- a CDS encoding acyltransferase, with the protein MRISSIECGRVLAIVAVMTIHISPFSNPFDPSLWGDPFSLWLGGSINQLCRFAVPLFFLCSGYFLQPRLAAGDPMAVALRYCRPLLGLWLGWSLIYLLVPFNPIAAVQQGYLASMAGQWQMQIGDPLNAWWVGGMIHLWFLPALMLAVLILALCQRVGLPQLALVAGVLLYLLALLGGSYGKPLLGGEWPLLTRNGPFFSLLFVALGAYLRASRWRPTARLSGWLLGAGLALYGLEVWGLWLAGVALNRHDFLLGSVPWALGLFGLLLARPDWGKGSWLERQAPKVLGLYCLHMMLVVWLMVFGPQGKLVWWELMKVPALIALSLLAYRLLAATPASRWLLRAR; encoded by the coding sequence ATGCGCATCTCCAGCATCGAGTGCGGGCGGGTCCTGGCCATAGTGGCCGTGATGACCATTCACATCTCCCCCTTCAGCAATCCGTTCGATCCCAGCCTGTGGGGCGATCCCTTCTCTCTCTGGCTGGGGGGCAGCATCAATCAGCTGTGCCGCTTCGCGGTGCCGCTGTTCTTCCTCTGCTCCGGCTATTTCCTGCAACCCAGGCTGGCCGCGGGCGATCCCATGGCGGTGGCGCTGCGCTACTGCCGCCCCCTGCTGGGACTCTGGCTGGGGTGGAGCCTCATCTACCTGCTGGTGCCCTTCAACCCGATCGCCGCCGTGCAGCAGGGCTATCTGGCCAGCATGGCGGGCCAGTGGCAGATGCAGATTGGGGATCCGCTCAATGCCTGGTGGGTCGGCGGCATGATCCACCTCTGGTTCCTGCCCGCCCTGATGCTGGCGGTGCTGATCCTGGCGCTCTGTCAGCGCGTCGGCTTGCCCCAGCTGGCGCTGGTGGCGGGCGTGCTGCTCTATCTGCTGGCGCTGCTCGGCGGCTCCTACGGCAAGCCGCTGCTGGGCGGCGAGTGGCCGCTGCTGACCCGCAACGGGCCCTTCTTCTCGCTGCTGTTCGTGGCGCTCGGCGCCTACCTGAGGGCCAGTCGCTGGCGACCGACGGCCCGCCTGAGTGGCTGGCTGCTGGGGGCGGGTCTCGCACTCTACGGGCTGGAAGTCTGGGGGCTGTGGCTGGCCGGGGTGGCGCTCAACCGCCATGACTTCCTGCTGGGATCCGTGCCCTGGGCCCTCGGCCTGTTCGGGCTGCTGCTGGCGCGCCCCGACTGGGGCAAGGGCAGCTGGCTGGAGCGCCAGGCCCCTAAGGTGCTCGGGCTCTATTGCCTGCACATGATGCTGGTGGTCTGGCTGATGGTGTTTGGCCCGCAAGGCAAGCTGGTGTGGTGGGAGCTGATGAAGGTGCCGGCGCTGATCGCCCTCTCCCTGCTCGCCTATCGGCTGCTGGCGGCGACCCCGGCCAGCCGCTGGCTACTGCGGGCCCGCTGA
- a CDS encoding GNAT family N-acetyltransferase → MRPLPRELPVLPTPRLQLRPFGVQDSEDLFAIYGDPAVMRFVGEAPFPALATVAQMLASVERLLARGESLEWGLVERGGRLIGTCGLHGFEPALRQAELGCMLARSHWGQGLMGEALGALMGFARELGITTLLADIEPENLPSQELFRRLGFVWQRDTYYQLRLDEGIRGCRE, encoded by the coding sequence TTGCGACCACTGCCCCGCGAGCTGCCCGTCCTGCCGACCCCACGGCTGCAACTGCGCCCGTTCGGGGTGCAAGACAGCGAGGATCTGTTCGCCATCTACGGGGATCCCGCCGTGATGCGTTTCGTCGGGGAGGCGCCCTTTCCTGCACTCGCGACGGTGGCGCAGATGTTGGCGAGCGTCGAGCGCCTGCTGGCCAGGGGGGAATCGCTGGAGTGGGGGCTGGTCGAGAGGGGTGGCCGTCTCATCGGCACCTGCGGCCTGCACGGCTTCGAGCCTGCGCTCCGTCAGGCCGAGCTGGGCTGCATGCTGGCCCGCAGCCATTGGGGTCAGGGCCTGATGGGCGAGGCGCTGGGCGCCTTGATGGGGTTCGCGCGGGAGCTGGGTATAACGACTCTGCTGGCCGATATCGAGCCGGAGAATCTGCCCAGCCAGGAGTTGTTCCGGCGGCTGGGCTTCGTCTGGCAGCGAGATACCTATTACCAACTGAGGCTGGATGAAGGGATCAGGGGATGCCGCGAGTGA
- a CDS encoding AIPR family protein: MATINLENSHFWTALQQRTDLSRHGNLNAALYAIELHGNVGDITSIAPDIITEGGDDENIDILFVDEDASRIYVIQSFQSPHFRMQGARPNKARDSSYAVTALFSMNIENIPNRIREQVIKARECIEKDQIKIIHIWFVHNCPQTDECKRIMDGIGAQATTILRGQGKNNIIVDSTEVGLENLDQLYLSQQNAILISDVIETENNAGFIESSDTGWQTFSTSVSATFLKNLYDRYGEDKLFSANVRSYMGSNNKDQAINGQIKKSALETPLDFFVCNNGITALVHDFNIININEQDELLGRLHTITGISIVNGAQTTGCLSTNEQELDKNIKVGIRFIKVNDDDKIRKITLANNSQNKVLASDFRSGDEIQTRLRTEFETIRDAYYSGGLRKNLSAAQKRILIDPESLAQILMAFHGHPTSSYHQKTEIWENDELYGVSFNKTITSRHILFIYSLYEAILKIKSEIAYSNRHNTLLDQDKPKAEFLSRPGVNFIIIHAIASIIEMITNRVIPNRYSISFQDNITRAQAVDLWEPLIKQIVKRTGRLLPATENRLSQRVKITEIIESFREDMDMFRDNFPDWFPDFIRAVKI; the protein is encoded by the coding sequence ATGGCAACTATAAATCTAGAAAACAGCCATTTCTGGACTGCGCTCCAACAACGCACTGACTTGTCAAGGCATGGAAATTTAAATGCTGCACTATATGCAATCGAATTACATGGGAATGTAGGTGATATAACAAGCATAGCACCAGATATTATCACAGAAGGAGGCGATGATGAAAACATAGATATTCTCTTTGTTGATGAGGACGCATCAAGAATATATGTTATCCAGTCATTTCAATCCCCACATTTCAGAATGCAAGGTGCACGACCTAACAAAGCAAGAGATAGTAGCTATGCAGTTACAGCTTTATTTTCAATGAACATTGAAAATATACCTAATAGAATTAGAGAACAAGTTATAAAAGCTCGCGAATGCATAGAAAAAGATCAAATAAAAATTATTCACATCTGGTTTGTTCATAACTGTCCACAAACGGATGAATGCAAAAGGATTATGGATGGTATTGGAGCTCAAGCAACAACAATCTTAAGAGGGCAAGGTAAAAATAATATAATTGTAGACTCTACCGAAGTCGGTCTTGAAAATCTAGATCAACTTTATCTTTCTCAGCAAAATGCCATTTTAATTAGTGATGTAATAGAAACAGAAAACAATGCTGGATTTATAGAGTCGAGTGACACTGGATGGCAGACCTTTAGCACAAGTGTTAGCGCCACATTTTTAAAGAATTTATATGACAGATATGGAGAGGATAAACTTTTTAGTGCCAATGTACGATCATATATGGGAAGTAATAATAAAGATCAAGCCATAAACGGACAAATAAAAAAGAGCGCATTAGAAACACCTTTGGACTTTTTCGTATGTAACAATGGAATAACTGCATTAGTACATGACTTTAATATCATTAATATTAATGAACAAGATGAACTTCTTGGACGGCTCCATACCATTACAGGTATTTCAATTGTCAATGGAGCCCAAACCACAGGTTGTTTATCTACTAACGAACAAGAGTTAGATAAAAATATTAAGGTTGGAATTCGATTCATTAAGGTTAATGACGACGACAAAATTCGAAAAATAACACTTGCAAATAACTCTCAGAATAAAGTTCTTGCATCTGACTTTAGATCTGGTGATGAAATACAAACTCGCTTACGTACTGAATTTGAGACAATTAGAGATGCATATTACAGTGGAGGCCTCAGAAAAAATTTATCTGCTGCACAGAAACGTATACTGATTGATCCAGAATCGCTAGCACAAATATTAATGGCATTTCATGGTCATCCCACTAGCAGTTATCACCAGAAGACTGAAATATGGGAGAATGATGAGTTATATGGAGTGTCATTCAATAAAACAATTACATCAAGACACATACTCTTCATTTATAGCCTTTATGAAGCAATTTTGAAAATTAAATCTGAGATCGCATATTCAAATCGACACAATACACTTCTCGACCAAGATAAGCCGAAAGCTGAGTTTCTTAGTAGACCTGGTGTTAATTTTATAATCATACATGCTATAGCATCAATAATAGAAATGATTACTAATAGAGTAATCCCCAATAGATACTCTATTTCATTCCAAGACAATATTACTAGAGCGCAAGCCGTTGATTTATGGGAACCGCTAATAAAGCAGATAGTAAAAAGAACAGGGAGACTTTTACCTGCCACAGAAAATAGACTATCCCAAAGAGTAAAAATAACCGAAATAATTGAAAGCTTTAGGGAGGATATGGATATGTTCCGCGATAACTTCCCCGACTGGTTCCCCGATTTCATACGTGCAGTAAAAATATAA
- a CDS encoding GGDEF domain-containing protein → MTLSVTQLYEVMTQLPDPVFILSEDGYYVEYIGGIEQLSYQDGNPLAGKQLADVLPAAMAQWVMAQVALALSSGQVQVVEYELAATEVEGIDAAAGPQGTQRFEGKIAPLPSRYEGKRAVAWVTRNITRQHELQQRLKRLGETDQLTGLYNRHFFFEHYRHKLQGQGRTGLIMLDIDHFKQINDNFGHQTGDRVLCRFCECVAAQLRVEDLFVRSGGEEFLILLPQIDEAILPKVAERIRAAVAAMAPDPVPITVSLGSTLIQPGEEVNAVLARADEWLYRAKRSGRNRVAHDPDS, encoded by the coding sequence ATGACGCTCTCGGTCACGCAACTCTATGAAGTCATGACCCAGTTGCCGGATCCCGTGTTTATCCTGAGCGAGGATGGTTACTACGTCGAATACATAGGTGGCATCGAGCAGCTCTCCTATCAGGACGGCAATCCGCTGGCGGGCAAGCAGCTGGCCGACGTCTTGCCCGCCGCGATGGCGCAGTGGGTGATGGCGCAGGTCGCGCTGGCCTTGAGCAGCGGGCAGGTGCAGGTGGTGGAGTATGAGCTGGCCGCCACCGAGGTGGAGGGGATAGATGCCGCCGCCGGGCCGCAGGGGACGCAGCGCTTCGAGGGCAAGATAGCGCCGCTGCCCTCGCGCTATGAGGGCAAGCGGGCGGTGGCCTGGGTGACCCGCAACATCACCCGCCAGCACGAGCTGCAGCAGCGGCTCAAGCGGCTCGGCGAGACGGATCAGCTGACCGGCCTCTACAACCGCCATTTCTTCTTCGAGCACTACAGACACAAGCTGCAGGGCCAGGGGCGTACTGGCCTCATCATGCTGGATATCGATCACTTCAAGCAGATCAACGACAACTTCGGCCATCAGACCGGGGACAGGGTGCTGTGTCGCTTCTGCGAGTGCGTGGCCGCCCAGCTGCGGGTGGAGGATCTGTTCGTGCGCAGCGGTGGCGAGGAGTTTTTGATCCTGTTGCCGCAGATAGACGAGGCCATACTGCCGAAGGTGGCGGAGCGGATCCGCGCCGCGGTGGCGGCCATGGCGCCGGATCCGGTGCCCATCACCGTGAGTCTGGGCAGCACCCTGATCCAGCCGGGAGAGGAGGTCAACGCCGTGCTGGCCCGCGCCGACGAGTGGCTCTATCGGGCCAAGCGGAGCGGGCGCAACCGGGTGGCCCATGATCCGGACTCCTGA
- a CDS encoding outer membrane beta-barrel protein, with the protein MVMGLLLPLGQSWGAEPAADLGWQVTPFLGYSSSLDFEAMDEPEPTPHSSDIDSLQGESSGNWGLFISKEVNDPGMIELLYSHQSTPISPDQPDRLTVDTLHFAGALTLSDNVMAPYIGAGIGLTRFDAYDSEVAPSMSLALGVQPRLTDRLALRAEVRGYGSLVNEDSQFLCNPEICAFRVRGELITQWQANVGLTLRF; encoded by the coding sequence ATGGTGATGGGACTGTTGCTGCCGCTGGGTCAGAGCTGGGGGGCCGAACCGGCCGCCGATCTGGGCTGGCAGGTGACGCCTTTCCTCGGTTACAGCTCCTCCCTCGACTTCGAGGCGATGGATGAACCCGAGCCCACGCCGCACTCGAGCGACATCGACTCCCTGCAGGGGGAGAGCTCGGGCAACTGGGGCCTGTTCATCAGCAAGGAGGTCAACGACCCCGGCATGATAGAGCTGCTCTACAGCCACCAGTCGACCCCCATCTCCCCCGATCAGCCGGATCGGCTGACGGTGGATACCCTGCACTTCGCCGGTGCCCTGACCCTCTCCGACAACGTCATGGCCCCCTATATAGGCGCCGGGATCGGGTTGACGCGCTTCGATGCCTACGACAGCGAGGTGGCGCCCTCCATGTCGCTGGCCCTGGGGGTGCAACCGCGCCTGACCGACAGGCTGGCGCTGCGGGCCGAGGTGCGCGGTTACGGCTCCCTGGTCAACGAAGACAGCCAGTTCCTCTGCAACCCCGAGATCTGTGCCTTCCGGGTGCGGGGGGAGCTGATCACCCAGTGGCAGGCCAATGTCGGCTTGACCCTGAGGTTCTGA
- a CDS encoding TonB-dependent receptor, with amino-acid sequence MLNPTPPRALLGVALLALSAGTRAEDETMTVVGKRSQHAEVATATRTATPAKLVPQTIDSVSASELTAYGQPSLSEALTGIPGVNASGDTRFDSVNIRGFNASNDFYLDGLRDDMQYTRDLGNIERVEVLKGPAAVLYGRGSTGGIINRISKTPQRGQASSVTARVGSFDSQRLAADLNAEAGERVQLRLNLAQEDADSFRDGVTSQRTLLAPAINWEINDSLNWLLQYERNGSDRTPDRGIPGVNGRPAEVPIESVYSDTSRDFIDDLAQSTRSRLTWDLNEQWQLRQQLGYTSLDSRFDNTYVTGVKGDQVTRARWQQDLKASSLTSNTEAEGQLQTGPVEHRLLLGLEQNWQERTPKLYQNASPIPPGNLYDPGSLPSYHGPMKLASDASHKVRGYGLYLQDQLSLGDWHLLGGLRRDAFTVTSRRNDLDKEETLSVTSLSPRLGLVWNPIEEHAFYTSYSKTFTPVGGELIGITPGDKNNQLDPQHSRLYEGGVKSDWLGGRLATTLSIYRLEMYNKRSKDPLDPTKVILTGLQRTEGIELSARAQLTDELYLHGGVALQDAEQVKADADLQGKRPSNVSRQNGQLFAGYQSGQQGWFGETGVTAVGDRFADNANTTVLPGYARFDARAGYRWQQWDAQLSVENLTDHQYYLSATSAAQIMPGSPRELHLTAAYRF; translated from the coding sequence ATGCTTAACCCCACTCCCCCGCGCGCCCTGCTGGGCGTCGCTTTGCTGGCCCTCAGTGCCGGCACCCGCGCCGAAGATGAGACCATGACGGTCGTCGGCAAACGCAGCCAACACGCGGAAGTCGCCACCGCGACCCGCACCGCCACCCCCGCCAAGCTGGTGCCCCAGACCATAGACAGCGTGTCCGCCAGCGAGCTGACCGCCTACGGTCAACCCAGCCTGAGCGAGGCCCTGACCGGCATTCCCGGCGTCAACGCCAGCGGCGACACCCGTTTCGACAGCGTCAACATCCGTGGCTTCAACGCCAGCAACGACTTCTATCTCGACGGTCTGCGCGACGACATGCAGTACACCCGGGATCTCGGCAACATAGAGCGGGTCGAGGTGCTCAAGGGCCCGGCCGCCGTGCTCTACGGCCGTGGCAGCACGGGCGGCATCATCAACAGGATCAGCAAGACACCGCAGAGGGGGCAGGCCTCCAGCGTCACCGCCCGGGTCGGCAGCTTCGACAGCCAGCGGCTGGCGGCCGATCTCAACGCCGAGGCCGGTGAGCGGGTGCAACTGCGCCTCAACCTGGCCCAGGAGGACGCCGACAGCTTTCGCGACGGCGTGACCAGCCAGCGCACCCTGCTGGCCCCGGCCATCAACTGGGAGATCAACGACAGCCTGAACTGGCTGCTGCAGTACGAGCGCAACGGCAGCGATCGCACCCCGGATCGCGGCATTCCCGGGGTCAATGGCCGTCCGGCCGAGGTGCCCATCGAGAGCGTCTACAGCGACACCAGCCGGGACTTCATCGACGATCTGGCCCAGTCCACCCGCTCCCGCCTGACCTGGGATCTCAACGAACAGTGGCAACTGCGCCAGCAGCTCGGCTACACCAGCCTCGACAGCCGATTCGACAACACCTATGTCACCGGCGTGAAGGGGGATCAGGTGACCCGCGCCCGCTGGCAGCAGGACCTCAAGGCCAGCAGCCTGACCAGCAACACCGAGGCCGAGGGCCAGCTGCAGACCGGCCCCGTCGAGCATCGCCTGCTGCTCGGGCTGGAGCAGAACTGGCAGGAGCGCACCCCCAAGCTGTATCAGAACGCCAGCCCTATCCCGCCGGGCAACCTGTACGATCCGGGTTCCCTGCCCAGCTACCATGGCCCCATGAAGCTCGCCAGCGACGCCAGCCACAAGGTGCGTGGCTACGGCCTCTATCTGCAGGATCAGCTCAGCCTGGGTGACTGGCACCTGCTCGGCGGTCTGCGCCGGGACGCGTTCACCGTCACCAGCCGCCGCAACGACCTCGACAAGGAGGAGACCCTCTCGGTCACCAGCCTGAGCCCGCGCCTCGGCCTGGTGTGGAACCCCATCGAGGAGCACGCCTTCTACACCTCCTACAGCAAGACCTTCACCCCGGTGGGCGGGGAGCTGATCGGCATCACCCCGGGGGACAAGAACAACCAGCTGGATCCCCAGCACTCCCGGCTGTACGAGGGGGGCGTGAAGAGCGACTGGCTGGGCGGCCGGCTGGCCACCACCCTCTCTATCTACCGGCTGGAGATGTACAACAAGCGCAGCAAGGATCCGCTGGATCCCACCAAAGTGATCCTCACCGGCCTGCAGCGCACCGAGGGCATAGAGCTGAGTGCACGCGCCCAGCTGACCGACGAGCTCTACCTGCACGGCGGCGTCGCCCTCCAGGACGCCGAACAGGTCAAGGCGGACGCGGATCTGCAGGGCAAGCGGCCGAGCAACGTCTCCCGCCAGAATGGCCAGCTGTTCGCCGGTTACCAGAGCGGCCAGCAGGGCTGGTTTGGCGAGACCGGGGTGACGGCGGTGGGGGATCGCTTCGCCGACAACGCCAACACCACTGTGCTGCCCGGCTACGCCCGCTTCGATGCCAGGGCCGGCTACCGCTGGCAACAGTGGGATGCCCAGCTCAGCGTGGAGAACCTGACCGACCACCAGTACTACCTCAGCGCCACCAGCGCGGCCCAGATCATGCCAGGCAGTCCCCGTGAGCTGCATCTGACCGCCGCCTACCGTTTCTGA